The genomic window CAGGTCTCCAACCCCGTCGACGGGCTGGGCCTGTTCCGCTCGGGCAAGAACAAGAACGCGGCGTGGAAGTTCATCGAGTTCGCCGCGTCGCACGAGGCCAACAGCAAGTGGAACGAGTCCGCGGGCGCCATCCCCGCCAACACCGACGCCGCGAAGGACCCGTGGATCTCGGCGACCGAGCCGACCGCGCTGGCGGCGAAGGCCCTCACCGACGGCTCCACCACCATCGTCAACCTGCCGTACTACCTGCCGGACTGGAACAACATCAGCAAGGCGGACAACGAGCCGGAGTTCCAGAAGCTGCTTCTCGGCAAGATCACGGCCAAGGCGTTCCTGGACACGATGGCCGACGAGCTGAACGCCGCACAGAAGGAGTGGAAGGAACGGGGCAACGGCTGAGCCGCCCGTCCTTCCGCCCGGCACCCCGGGGACCGGCGGTGGTCCGGGTCGCGCACCGCCGCCGTTCCCCTTCCCGCCCGGCACCCTCATGCCCGTCCCGCGAGAGAATGGGTTCTCCCGTGTCATTCACCCGCAGAGGGACGGCGGCCGCACTCCTCGCGCTGCCGCTCGCCCTCACCACCACCTCCGCCCGGGCGCACGGCGGCGGCCGGCCCCGGCCCAGGACCCTGCACATCGCCGGGGACTCCACGGCGGCCCGGAAACACGCCGACGCCGCACCGGAGACCGGCTGGGGCACGGCCCTGCCGTTCTTCCTCGGCGCCCCTCGCGCCGTCGCCAACCACGCGATGAACGGGCGGAGTTCCAAGAGCTTCATCGACGAGGGCCGCCTCACCGTCCTGCTGGACGGGGTGCGCCCGGGCGATCTCGTCCTGATCCAGTTCGGGCACAACGACGAGAAGACCGAGGACCCCACCCGGGGCACCGACCCGTACACCACCTACCAGGAACACCTGCGCCAGTACGTCGAGGGCGCCCGTGC from Streptomyces sp. NBC_01341 includes these protein-coding regions:
- a CDS encoding rhamnogalacturonan acetylesterase — its product is MSFTRRGTAAALLALPLALTTTSARAHGGGRPRPRTLHIAGDSTAARKHADAAPETGWGTALPFFLGAPRAVANHAMNGRSSKSFIDEGRLTVLLDGVRPGDLVLIQFGHNDEKTEDPTRGTDPYTTYQEHLRQYVEGARARRAEPVLITPVERRRFAEDGTAKPTHGEYPAAMRALAVEEHVPLLDVQALSLARWQELGPDGTKPYFNWLEPGESPNYPDGVQDNTHFRPQGAVEVARTTARALLDGRVLARHDLRRLDEPVPEGWITWPQA